One part of the Populus alba chromosome 18, ASM523922v2, whole genome shotgun sequence genome encodes these proteins:
- the LOC118051108 gene encoding probable CCR4-associated factor 1 homolog 6, with translation MEMSIAPPKEDSIQIREVWNDNLEEEFALIREIVDQFNHVAMDTEFPGVVLRPVGNFKNISDYNYQTLKDNVDMLKLIQLGLTFSDENGNLPTCGTDKFCIWQFNFREFNVTEDIFASDSIELLRQCGIDFKKNSEMGIDVNRFGELLMSSGIVLNDGVNWVTFHSGYDFGYLLKLLTCRSLPDSQAGFFDLINMYFPMVYDIKHLMKFCNSLHGGLNKLAELLEVERIGVCHQAGSDSLLTSSTFKKLKDNFFSGSTEKYAGVLYGLGVENGQNTN, from the coding sequence atggaaatgtCTATTGCACCGCCGAAAGAAGACTCTATTCAAATTAGAGAGGTTTGGAATGATAATCTCGAAGAGGAGTTTGCCTTGATTCGTGAAATTGTCGATCAGTTTAATCACGTAGCTATGGATACCGAGTTCCCTGGCGTGGTTTTGCGCCCTGTCGGGAATTTTAAGAATATTAGTGATTATAATTATCAGACTTTGAAAGATAATGTTGATATGTTGAAATTGATCCAATTGGGTCTAACGTTCTCGGATGAGAATGGGAATTTACCAACTTGTGGGACGGATAAGTTTTGCATTTGGCAATTTAATTTTCGTGAGTTTAATGTGACTGAAGACATCTTTGCCAGTGATTCAATTGAATTGTTGCGTCAATGTGGGATTGATTTCAAGAAGAACAGTGAAATGGGTATTGATGTGAATCGGTTTGGTGAGCTTCTGATGTCATCCGGGATTGTTTTGAATGATGGTGTGAACTGGGTTACTTTTCATAGCGGATATGATTTTGGTTATTTGCTCAAGCTTTTGACTTGCAGGAGTTTGCCCGACTCACAAGCAGGATTCTTTGACTTGATCAATATGTATTTTCCAATGGTGTATGATATCAAGCATTTGATGAAGTTTTGCAATAGCCTGCATGGTGGATTGAACAAGCTTGCAGAGTTGTTGGAGGTGGAAAGAATTGGTGTGTGCCATCAAGCTGGCTCTGATAGTTTGCTTACATCATCCACATTTAAGAAGTTGAAGGATAACTTCTTCAGTGGCTCCACTGAGAAGTATGCTGGTGTTTTGTACGGTCTTGGTGTCGAGAATGGACAGAATACtaattga